From Oncorhynchus keta strain PuntledgeMale-10-30-2019 chromosome 8, Oket_V2, whole genome shotgun sequence:
TTTTACAATAACACAAGATTTTAGGGAGTTTTCCCCTTAGAATGCACAGCATCTTTACATTGCTTATATGCAATTAAAAAGTAGAAGGAAAATACATTTTTAGGTAcagtaacatttacattttagtcatttagcagacgctcttatccagagtgacttacagtagttaTACTGGTACctcgtgggaatcaaacccacaaccctggctttGCAAGTGCCACGCTTTACACGGGGCACAAATATATGAGCATTTCTTTACTTTGATATATAATAGTCAGCTATGCATACAAAACAGAGAATGTTCCCATGACATCTTTATGATGGGAAATGAAAAGAAAAACAAACATTAAAGGGGACCCCCCCCTCAACTCCTTCGCTCCCAGGGTTGTACCTTTTATTGCGTCTCCATAGTCCCAatatattgctcaccatatgtctgctgcagagagacagagccatgAGAAAATGAGTTtagatcagtcatggaaataaaagtgctgaaaacaaattggctccctatttaaaaagaagatggagaacaagccaTGAATGAGCTGGAGGGTCGGTGCTCCATATGTTAAGCAGCCAAGTTAGCTATAGTGTAAATCAAATATATAGCCAAGTTTTGAGGATAATCCTTTAGAATGTAATGTACATATCTATACAATTCCTTCTACAAAATGTATAGAAATCCTATAGGAGACAAAACTAGTTCTATTGAACTCCTATAGGATTATGTCCTCCATCGACTGTGTCCTCAACCACTCTCGAcccctctctatatctgtctccatATATGTACATGCATCTGTcctataaaaataataataaaataaaaaatgtacccTAGTCAAACAATCCTACAGGGTTCCAATAAATAAATCCTATCAGATTTTGGAACCAGTCCTATTGAAATCCTATAGGATTCGTTCCAAAATCTGATAGTATTTTCTATTGGATTCTAATAGGATTTATTTATTGGAACCCTGTAGGATTTTTTTGACTAGGATAATACAGTATTTTGTTTCAGTTCTACTTGACCATTATGGGTGTTCTGGCCAAAGAATGGGTGCACTATTCCAGTCCTCAATATGAAACTGAAATAACGACAATCATATGATGATCGACAAATGATTGAGCATTAAGCACTTCTACATTAACTTCCAGTACGATGGTCCTTATTGCAGTTTTCACAATACAACCATGTAAGGTACTGTAGGACACTGGGTATCTGCTTTACAGTTCTCTAATTGAATATTCTAGAATGATGACCCCCATGCCCAGGTGACTCAAAAAATGAAAAGAACATATGGCAGAAAAAGGTAAATGAgtttccttttttattttttattgtccATTTCTATCAATTGTCCCACCCATCAGTGTAATGAAATCAACTCCTACCTTTTCAATCCTCTAGGTATGAGGATCTGCAGAATGTCTCCCTGGGCTCTGGTGTGGAGGATTCAACCAGCGAGACGTCCTGCTGCTCCGTGGTGTCTTCCAGCCTGGCTGTAGCCAACGGGGAGctgcctccccctccacctccctctgccAGACTGCCTCACAGGCTGGTGGCTAAAGACTGTTGGCCCAACCAGGCTCCAGACACGGGCAGGGCCCAGGGCCGAAGTCAGGAACCACCTCCACCCTCCGATTTTGCCATGAAGAAAATGCGGAGAGTGGAGGTGGACAACGGAGCACCATCTGTTACAAATTTCCCTCCGGAAGTGAGACACACAGGTAGTTATTGTATCTTGCAACCATCAATCTCTTCTTTTATGACTCTTTCTCTTACATACAGGTATTCAAGTTTTAGTTCATGCTGAATGTTTCCTTTGATGCAGTTCCAGTTCCTGTTGGAGGTGGACATGTCCATAGCCATGTCCATAGCGGTCACTCAGTCGGAGGTGGACATGTCCATAGCCATGTCCAAAGTGGTCACTCAGTCGGAGGTGGACATGTCCATAGCCATGTCCAAAGTGGTCACTCGGTTGGAGGTGGACATGTCCAAAGTGGTCACTCTGTTGGAGGTGGACATGTCCATAGCCATGTCCAAAGTGGTCACTTGCATGGAGGTGGACATGTCCATAGCCATGTCCAAAGTGGTCACTCGGTTGGAGGTGGACATGTCCATAGCCACATCCACAGCGGTCACTTGCATGGAGGTGGACATGTCCATAGCTATGTCCAAAGCGATCACTCGGTTGGAGGTGGACATGTCCAAAGCGGTCACTCGATTGGAGGTGGACATGTCCAGTGCAATCACTCAATTGGATGTGGACATCTCCAGAGCAGTTACCCTATTGGAGGTGGACTTGTCCAGAGCAGTTACTCTGTTGTAGGTGGACATGTCCATAGCAGTCACTCTATTGGAGGTGTAGCTATCCAGAGCAGTCACAGTCACCCAGCAGAGCCGTCCGAGGAAGAGAAATCTAAAGTCTTCACCTTCACAACCAAGAAAGAACCTCCTGTCTACCCCCCAGGTGAGAGGACAAAGGATTAGCAAATGCAATGTCACCATAGATATAATCTCTGGCAAAACTTTAGTTGTTGATCATATGCTTGTGTAATAACACTGTAATTACTCTAGTAAAAATTTTGTTTTAGCATGATGTTACGTTTTTCTTTGAGAATTGCATAGTAATGGAGTAGGGATTGTTCCTTATcctatgtttatttttttttttttactacttCCTGTGTGGAACAGGAAGTCAAGAGGAGAGGTGGCAGCTGATGATCCTGGGGAAAGGGCGAGTCACGTGCCCCAAGTGTAAAAGTGTGAGCAGGAAGACTGTGGAGGGCCTCAAGAAACATATGGAGAACTGCCGAGTGGTGAGTCTGCACCATCCTCACAATAACAGCCTCTCATGTTGCACTCACATTAGTTCAACTGAATTTGAAAAACTAAACGAATATGTTTTTTGTAGAATCCCTTCACGTGTCAGCAATGCGGGAAACAACTGAAATCTTCCACTGGAATGAAGTACCACATCATGGCAGACCACAATAACCTGGTAAGGCCATTCTCCCATCTGAAGCTGGTTTTGGTGTGTTTCATGTTGACATTGGTGTTAACTGTCTTGTTTTTCCAGCCCTCGCCAGATGACATAAATGGCCTGGATGACCAGTCCATGAAGGAAAAACTGAGGAAGGTGCTGAAACGGATGGGCAAATTAAAATGCTCGAAAGAGGTATGATTCCTTGCTGGCGTCTGTATCTGAAATTGTAGTACAGATTTCACCTTAACCCATTGTTGGTAGTCTTCCTAGGCAGATGGGTTGCCTCCCACAATGTTCTGACAGGCCAGGGATTTCTGAGACTACATTGTTGGTGCAGGGGAACTAAAGATTTTGTTCCATTCTAAAGACTGTATGTTACATTACAGGGCTGTACTGGTAGTTTCACCAGCATCATGGGTTACCTGTACCACATGAAGAAGTGTGGGAAGGAGGAGTCTGAGCTGGAGAAGCTGCTTCTCAACTGCCAACACTGTGGCAAGGTCTACAAGTCTAAGGCAGGCCTGGAGTACCACCTCAAGTCAGAGCACGCACCAGTGAGTTTCCATTGCACTGCATTTACAGTATACACTTCTCCACTAGTAAGACAGTTGGTCTTTCAAGGTTACAATTCACTGGGAGACGTTCCATCACACAACATGCCATTGTGCATACAATCTGTAGCAGTTACATCCTTGCAACTTCAATGTCACACATTTTTCTCAGTATATCCACCCTCTCATTCTCCCAGAAGACCCCATTCCTTTGAGTCTCTTTTTAGTCTAATTTATTTGAACTTTGCTTGAGTGGGAGATGATAGACAGTTGTCTCCTTCTCCCCCGCAGGTGCCCCAGAATGTGGAGGAGGATGAGGTGAAGGCCCAGAGAGAGCCCAACCCTGAGAGGACACCCAGCGGCCGGGTCAAACGCATGTCAGCCCAGGTGGCTGTTTTCCACCTACAAGAGATTGCTAATGACGAGCTGGCCAAGGAGTGGCCCAAGAGGAAGGTCATCGGGGACCTGGTCCCTGACGATAAGAAGGCGAGGGATCTTCAACACTAAGATGGTCTTAGAGCTGTGCTCATGTATCTATTCCTGTGTGAACATTGACCTCCAGATTAACCATTATTTCTGTTGGGTTCCACAGCTGAGATATGCACGCCCAGGGCTGCCTGCCTTCAGTCAGGAGGTCCTTCGAAAGTGGAAAAATGAAGTGAAGCTGCAAAAGAAAGTGCAGTGCCCAAACCTGGTACGAACCATACGTCTCTAAATGATCTTTCATCCCATATTGCCTATAGTAGAGATTTTACTCTCTGTACTATACTTTGCTTATATTGTGACTGGGAAGCTTTCTGGTTTCCCTCAGGGCTGTGGCTCGGTGTACACCAGCGTGTCTGGACTGAAGGCTCACCTTGGGCTCTGCGGAAGGGTAACTGAATAGATTTCCCCACACTGCTCCCCTCTCTTTCACTTCCAAGTACTGCAACGTATCCAGAATACTGTGAAAATTATTCAGCTGAAACCGAGTCAATTCTTACATTTTATTTTAGCATTCAAACCTAATTTTAGCAGAAATGTAACCCATTATTAAGCATCTAATTCAACCAAATGTTGTCTCTCTCAATGCAGGGGGACTTTGAAGCAGGGAAATATAAATGCTTGATCTGTAAGAAAGAGTTCAACTCTGAGAGTGGGGTGAAGTACCACATCAACTCTGTCCACTCCCAGGTCAGAAATGTATTTAGGACTTTTCACCACCTTGATGACCTACTCTATCATATGAATTTACAATTGTTTGCCATATGAATACAGTATTGCAAAAATACATTGTAGTGATTTTTGGTGGCACACAATGCTCATTTCCTTTGTCCTGTGTTTTCTTAGGACTGGTTTGCGGTGACCTCAAAATCCAAGAACTTTAAGGTTCTGAAGGCCAAGACCAAGGAGAACAGCACCGTGGACGACCCCATTGTCCAGCACCAGACCCTCCATGTCTTCACCCCTGTCCTGGAGCCCTGGCAGGACATGCCGATTGGACCTCCACCAGTGGTGCCCGAGCCAGCCCTGCAGGCCAACCCTGAGGCAgcagaaggaaagaggagggggaaggggagagggaaggagaaggactGCTATGACTTCACTGGCAGTGACCActccagcagtagcagcagcggcAGCTCCAGCAGCGATTCAGAGACAGAGGAGCTTGATGGCCAGAGACACGACGTTGACCAATGGGCACTGCAAAGACCCAGTATCATCGAGACCCACCCCGATGTCGCCAAGCAACACAGAAGCAACCCCTAGTTCGTCCAATCACCTGACTTCAGATCAGGGGTCTGGTCAGGAGGGTGCAACGTTACAGAACATTCAGATAGAAGTGCATTGGTCCTGGGATGTGTAGTCTGTGTTTCAACTGTAACTATGAGGTCATCTTAGCCAACGTTTAATGTGTTTTATTATTTTAATAAGTTTGATAACTCTTTGTTTTCTGACATGCTTACTTAGACTAATCTTTTAACCCCTATTTTGACAAGTGCTTATGTGTTGGCTTGTGCTCCTCGATTCAGACTGTGCCTAGTGTATGGATCTATTATTTCATACAACTCCTTTATTATACCTTACTTGTTATCAGACCTCTTCTTTACAATGCATATTTAACCAATAGCATGTGGTGTTAATGTAGTGTGTATTTTATATATTGGATAGTGATATGATAACACAGGATACATTTGAGATACAGTGGTTGTCGGTTATAGTTGTCCGTGTTGTTTTTAACACTGCATTGTTTGTTGATGTACACAGTCCAGATGGAAATAGGTGCAGTTGTCATTTCATTTACTTCCTGTGTGGCCCTGTACTGTTTCTGCAGATGTATGAATGTATTTAGTTTATTCTTCTGTTGATATTTCTGTCAGTGCACGCACTTCTGTTCAAGTTAGGTTTTGAGTAGATTCATAACTATTTTATTTAGTATTGAATAATGAACTGGCCCTTGGACATTTTAAGTGATCCCTAACACATGATGTTAACGATAGGTTTTCTCTATTTGATGCCTTTTAAAATCGACGTAAGATAAGTTAGACAACCAATGTCTTTCAGTTCAAAGGCTCTGCTCAGGTCCATGATTCCTGTGACCAAAACAAGAGGCATTACGCATGCACTTTTATATTGAATGAAATTAAGTGCTCAGTCTAACGATAGGCATTCCCATAACCCAACCTTGTGAAGGGTGACAAGTGTGCCCTAATTTGTTGTCTGGCATTAGACTGCTTCTTGAGTCTACCGGCCAATATCGTGTTCAGTCTTCACTGTTTTGAACCAACTGTTGTTTGTCAAAAAATGAAAAGTATTACACTTCAATTCCACATTTGTGTACATTTGTATTCATGGAAAATCTATTGTTTCAAGTTTTAGAAAACAAAATgcattatacttttttttttagaaGTACTGTAGGCCTAATTCGCTGCTATTTTTAACTACCAGGAGTGTTCGCTATATCAACaggtgaaataaaatattaaCATAATGCTACTCATTTTCGCCCTTCATGCCTTACACAGTAATCAGTGTTCTACTAATGCCTGCATGTGTTGAATGAGCTCTGGTTGTATCCACTTCGGG
This genomic window contains:
- the LOC118386935 gene encoding zinc finger protein 512-like isoform X6; this encodes MDDHHHHHHHHHQLHHHTQGSMSPSYVPRKRKASQPKQKSGVPLPAIQRMSDMSVMSMIGAPPKNDDPHAQVTQKMKRTYGRKRYEDLQNVSLGSGVEDSTSETSCCSVVSSSLAVANGELPPPPPPSARLPHRLVAKDCWPNQAPDTGRAQGRSQEPPPPSDFAMKKMRRVEVDNGAPSVTNFPPEVRHTGGHVHSYVQSDHSVGGGHVQSGHSIGGGHVQCNHSIGCGHLQSSYPIGGGLVQSSYSVVGGHVHSSHSIGGVAIQSSHSHPAEPSEEEKSKVFTFTTKKEPPVYPPGSQEERWQLMILGKGRVTCPKCKSVSRKTVEGLKKHMENCRVNPFTCQQCGKQLKSSTGMKYHIMADHNNLPSPDDINGLDDQSMKEKLRKVLKRMGKLKCSKEGCTGSFTSIMGYLYHMKKCGKEESELEKLLLNCQHCGKVYKSKAGLEYHLKSEHAPVPQNVEEDEVKAQREPNPERTPSGRVKRMSAQVAVFHLQEIANDELAKEWPKRKVIGDLVPDDKKLRYARPGLPAFSQEVLRKWKNEVKLQKKVQCPNLGCGSVYTSVSGLKAHLGLCGRGDFEAGKYKCLICKKEFNSESGVKYHINSVHSQDWFAVTSKSKNFKVLKAKTKENSTVDDPIVQHQTLHVFTPVLEPWQDMPIGPPPVVPEPALQANPEAAEGKRRGKGRGKEKDCYDFTGSDHSSSSSSGSSSSDSETEELDGQRHDVDQWALQRPSIIETHPDVAKQHRSNP
- the LOC118386935 gene encoding zinc finger protein 512-like isoform X3; translated protein: MDDHHHHHHHHHQLHHHTQGSMSPSYVPRKRKASQPKQKSGVPLPAIQRMSDMSVMSMIGAPPKNDDPHAQVTQKMKRTYGRKRYEDLQNVSLGSGVEDSTSETSCCSVVSSSLAVANGELPPPPPPSARLPHRLVAKDCWPNQAPDTGRAQGRSQEPPPPSDFAMKKMRRVEVDNGAPSVTNFPPEVRHTVPVPVGGGHVHSHVHSGHSVGGGHVHSHVQSGHLHGGGHVHSHVQSGHSVGGGHVHSHIHSGHLHGGGHVHSYVQSDHSVGGGHVQSGHSIGGGHVQCNHSIGCGHLQSSYPIGGGLVQSSYSVVGGHVHSSHSIGGVAIQSSHSHPAEPSEEEKSKVFTFTTKKEPPVYPPGSQEERWQLMILGKGRVTCPKCKSVSRKTVEGLKKHMENCRVNPFTCQQCGKQLKSSTGMKYHIMADHNNLPSPDDINGLDDQSMKEKLRKVLKRMGKLKCSKEGCTGSFTSIMGYLYHMKKCGKEESELEKLLLNCQHCGKVYKSKAGLEYHLKSEHAPVPQNVEEDEVKAQREPNPERTPSGRVKRMSAQVAVFHLQEIANDELAKEWPKRKVIGDLVPDDKKLRYARPGLPAFSQEVLRKWKNEVKLQKKVQCPNLGCGSVYTSVSGLKAHLGLCGRGDFEAGKYKCLICKKEFNSESGVKYHINSVHSQDWFAVTSKSKNFKVLKAKTKENSTVDDPIVQHQTLHVFTPVLEPWQDMPIGPPPVVPEPALQANPEAAEGKRRGKGRGKEKDCYDFTGSDHSSSSSSGSSSSDSETEELDGQRHDVDQWALQRPSIIETHPDVAKQHRSNP
- the LOC118386935 gene encoding uncharacterized protein LOC118386935 isoform X1; the protein is MDDHHHHHHHHHQLHHHTQGSMSPSYVPRKRKASQPKQKSGVPLPAIQRMSDMSVMSMIGAPPKNDDPHAQVTQKMKRTYGRKRYEDLQNVSLGSGVEDSTSETSCCSVVSSSLAVANGELPPPPPPSARLPHRLVAKDCWPNQAPDTGRAQGRSQEPPPPSDFAMKKMRRVEVDNGAPSVTNFPPEVRHTVPVPVGGGHVHSHVHSGHSVGGGHVHSHVQSGHSVGGGHVHSHVQSGHSVGGGHVHSHVQSGHLHGGGHVHSHVQSGHSVGGGHVHSHIHSGHLHGGGHVHSYVQSDHSVGGGHVQSGHSIGGGHVQCNHSIGCGHLQSSYPIGGGLVQSSYSVVGGHVHSSHSIGGVAIQSSHSHPAEPSEEEKSKVFTFTTKKEPPVYPPGSQEERWQLMILGKGRVTCPKCKSVSRKTVEGLKKHMENCRVNPFTCQQCGKQLKSSTGMKYHIMADHNNLPSPDDINGLDDQSMKEKLRKVLKRMGKLKCSKEGCTGSFTSIMGYLYHMKKCGKEESELEKLLLNCQHCGKVYKSKAGLEYHLKSEHAPVPQNVEEDEVKAQREPNPERTPSGRVKRMSAQVAVFHLQEIANDELAKEWPKRKVIGDLVPDDKKLRYARPGLPAFSQEVLRKWKNEVKLQKKVQCPNLGCGSVYTSVSGLKAHLGLCGRGDFEAGKYKCLICKKEFNSESGVKYHINSVHSQDWFAVTSKSKNFKVLKAKTKENSTVDDPIVQHQTLHVFTPVLEPWQDMPIGPPPVVPEPALQANPEAAEGKRRGKGRGKEKDCYDFTGSDHSSSSSSGSSSSDSETEELDGQRHDVDQWALQRPSIIETHPDVAKQHRSNP
- the LOC118386935 gene encoding uncharacterized protein LOC118386935 isoform X2 encodes the protein MDDHHHHHHHHHQLHHHTQGSMSPSYVPRKRKASQPKQKSGVPLPAIQRMSDMSVMSMIGAPPKNDDPHAQVTQKMKRTYGRKRYEDLQNVSLGSGVEDSTSETSCCSVVSSSLAVANGELPPPPPPSARLPHRLVAKDCWPNQAPDTGRAQGRSQEPPPPSDFAMKKMRRVEVDNGAPSVTNFPPEVRHTVPVPVGGGHVHSHVHSGHSVGGGHVHSHVQSGHSVGGGHVHSHVQSGHSVGGGHVHSHVQSGHSVGGGHVHSHIHSGHLHGGGHVHSYVQSDHSVGGGHVQSGHSIGGGHVQCNHSIGCGHLQSSYPIGGGLVQSSYSVVGGHVHSSHSIGGVAIQSSHSHPAEPSEEEKSKVFTFTTKKEPPVYPPGSQEERWQLMILGKGRVTCPKCKSVSRKTVEGLKKHMENCRVNPFTCQQCGKQLKSSTGMKYHIMADHNNLPSPDDINGLDDQSMKEKLRKVLKRMGKLKCSKEGCTGSFTSIMGYLYHMKKCGKEESELEKLLLNCQHCGKVYKSKAGLEYHLKSEHAPVPQNVEEDEVKAQREPNPERTPSGRVKRMSAQVAVFHLQEIANDELAKEWPKRKVIGDLVPDDKKLRYARPGLPAFSQEVLRKWKNEVKLQKKVQCPNLGCGSVYTSVSGLKAHLGLCGRGDFEAGKYKCLICKKEFNSESGVKYHINSVHSQDWFAVTSKSKNFKVLKAKTKENSTVDDPIVQHQTLHVFTPVLEPWQDMPIGPPPVVPEPALQANPEAAEGKRRGKGRGKEKDCYDFTGSDHSSSSSSGSSSSDSETEELDGQRHDVDQWALQRPSIIETHPDVAKQHRSNP
- the LOC118386935 gene encoding zinc finger protein 512-like isoform X7, translated to MDDHHHHHHHHHQLHHHTQGSMSPSYVPRKRKASQPKQKSGVPLPAIQRMSDMSVMSMIGAPPKNDDPHAQVTQKMKRTYGRKRYEDLQNVSLGSGVEDSTSETSCCSVVSSSLAVANGELPPPPPPSARLPHRLVAKDCWPNQAPDTGRAQGRSQEPPPPSDFAMKKMRRVEVDNGAPSVTNFPPEVRHTGGHVHSSHSIGGVAIQSSHSHPAEPSEEEKSKVFTFTTKKEPPVYPPGSQEERWQLMILGKGRVTCPKCKSVSRKTVEGLKKHMENCRVNPFTCQQCGKQLKSSTGMKYHIMADHNNLPSPDDINGLDDQSMKEKLRKVLKRMGKLKCSKEGCTGSFTSIMGYLYHMKKCGKEESELEKLLLNCQHCGKVYKSKAGLEYHLKSEHAPVPQNVEEDEVKAQREPNPERTPSGRVKRMSAQVAVFHLQEIANDELAKEWPKRKVIGDLVPDDKKLRYARPGLPAFSQEVLRKWKNEVKLQKKVQCPNLGCGSVYTSVSGLKAHLGLCGRGDFEAGKYKCLICKKEFNSESGVKYHINSVHSQDWFAVTSKSKNFKVLKAKTKENSTVDDPIVQHQTLHVFTPVLEPWQDMPIGPPPVVPEPALQANPEAAEGKRRGKGRGKEKDCYDFTGSDHSSSSSSGSSSSDSETEELDGQRHDVDQWALQRPSIIETHPDVAKQHRSNP
- the LOC118386935 gene encoding zinc finger protein 512-like isoform X5; translated protein: MDDHHHHHHHHHQLHHHTQGSMSPSYVPRKRKASQPKQKSGVPLPAIQRMSDMSVMSMIGAPPKNDDPHAQVTQKMKRTYGRKRYEDLQNVSLGSGVEDSTSETSCCSVVSSSLAVANGELPPPPPPSARLPHRLVAKDCWPNQAPDTGRAQGRSQEPPPPSDFAMKKMRRVEVDNGAPSVTNFPPEVRHTGGHVHSHVQSGHSVGGGHVHSHIHSGHLHGGGHVHSYVQSDHSVGGGHVQSGHSIGGGHVQCNHSIGCGHLQSSYPIGGGLVQSSYSVVGGHVHSSHSIGGVAIQSSHSHPAEPSEEEKSKVFTFTTKKEPPVYPPGSQEERWQLMILGKGRVTCPKCKSVSRKTVEGLKKHMENCRVNPFTCQQCGKQLKSSTGMKYHIMADHNNLPSPDDINGLDDQSMKEKLRKVLKRMGKLKCSKEGCTGSFTSIMGYLYHMKKCGKEESELEKLLLNCQHCGKVYKSKAGLEYHLKSEHAPVPQNVEEDEVKAQREPNPERTPSGRVKRMSAQVAVFHLQEIANDELAKEWPKRKVIGDLVPDDKKLRYARPGLPAFSQEVLRKWKNEVKLQKKVQCPNLGCGSVYTSVSGLKAHLGLCGRGDFEAGKYKCLICKKEFNSESGVKYHINSVHSQDWFAVTSKSKNFKVLKAKTKENSTVDDPIVQHQTLHVFTPVLEPWQDMPIGPPPVVPEPALQANPEAAEGKRRGKGRGKEKDCYDFTGSDHSSSSSSGSSSSDSETEELDGQRHDVDQWALQRPSIIETHPDVAKQHRSNP
- the LOC118386935 gene encoding zinc finger protein 512-like isoform X4 gives rise to the protein MDDHHHHHHHHHQLHHHTQGSMSPSYVPRKRKASQPKQKSGVPLPAIQRMSDMSVMSMIGAPPKNDDPHAQVTQKMKRTYGRKRYEDLQNVSLGSGVEDSTSETSCCSVVSSSLAVANGELPPPPPPSARLPHRLVAKDCWPNQAPDTGRAQGRSQEPPPPSDFAMKKMRRVEVDNGAPSVTNFPPEVRHTGGHVHSHVQSGHLHGGGHVHSHVQSGHSVGGGHVHSHIHSGHLHGGGHVHSYVQSDHSVGGGHVQSGHSIGGGHVQCNHSIGCGHLQSSYPIGGGLVQSSYSVVGGHVHSSHSIGGVAIQSSHSHPAEPSEEEKSKVFTFTTKKEPPVYPPGSQEERWQLMILGKGRVTCPKCKSVSRKTVEGLKKHMENCRVNPFTCQQCGKQLKSSTGMKYHIMADHNNLPSPDDINGLDDQSMKEKLRKVLKRMGKLKCSKEGCTGSFTSIMGYLYHMKKCGKEESELEKLLLNCQHCGKVYKSKAGLEYHLKSEHAPVPQNVEEDEVKAQREPNPERTPSGRVKRMSAQVAVFHLQEIANDELAKEWPKRKVIGDLVPDDKKLRYARPGLPAFSQEVLRKWKNEVKLQKKVQCPNLGCGSVYTSVSGLKAHLGLCGRGDFEAGKYKCLICKKEFNSESGVKYHINSVHSQDWFAVTSKSKNFKVLKAKTKENSTVDDPIVQHQTLHVFTPVLEPWQDMPIGPPPVVPEPALQANPEAAEGKRRGKGRGKEKDCYDFTGSDHSSSSSSGSSSSDSETEELDGQRHDVDQWALQRPSIIETHPDVAKQHRSNP